The following proteins come from a genomic window of Erpetoichthys calabaricus chromosome 18, fErpCal1.3, whole genome shotgun sequence:
- the LOC114668642 gene encoding hydroxycarboxylic acid receptor 2-like: MNKSGFCLFDGQALTPLLPLLLILETGVGIVGNGVALWIFCFYLKPWKTSTVLLVNLALADFMLLLALPFRISYYLRHKDWIFGDAFCRINLFMLALNRTGSIFFLTVIALDRYFKVVHPHSRINSLSVRQVICTACGMWTLAIGLASMILTESHLFPNQTQDALTQCDSFAISMYSASVSYWYYVLFLVEFFVPLLVTLFCAMAVITRLHKRDLDKQTRIKRALVCLCVVVVVFVVCFLPSKVTRIAIWVTRASHEADCEGLRNLDNAFYFTVSITYLNSVLDPLVYFYSSPTFRRASRKMVSYIRKKRRASVCEKPRDSGFEETSNSHSVEML; encoded by the coding sequence ATGAACAAAAGCGGCTTCTGCCTGTTTGACGGACAGGCGCTGACCCCACTGCTCCCACTTTTACTCATTCTGGAGACCGGAGTGGGCATTGTGGGCAATGGGGTGGCTctctggattttttgtttttacctgaAACCATGGAAGACCAGCACAGTGCTCCTAGTGAACCTGGCACTTGCCGATTTCATGTTACTGCTCGCCCTGCCATTCCGTATCAGTTACTACCTGCGGCACAAGGACTGGATTTTTGGAGATGCTTTCTGCAGGATCAATCTGTTCATGTTGGCCCTGAATCGCACCGGAAGCATCTTCTTTCTGACCGTGATCGCCTTGGATCGCTACTTCAAGGTGGTCCACCCGCACAGCCGAATCAACTCACTGAGCGTCCGTCAGGTGATTTGCACTGCTTGCGGGATGTGGACCCTAGCCATTGGCCTAGCGAGCATGATTCTGACTGAGTCACACTTGTTTCCGAACCAGACGCAGGATGCCCTCACTCAGTGCGACAGCTTTGCCATTTCGATGTACTCTGCATCTGTCAGTTACTGGTATTATGTCCTCTTCTTGGTCGAATTCTTTGTACCTTTGCTGGTCACGCTTTTCTGTGCCATGGCTGTGATCACAAGATTGCATAAGAGGGACCTGGACAAGCAGACCCGCATCAAGCGGGCATTAGTTTGTTTGTGCGTGGTCGTGGTCGTTTTTGTCGTTTGCTTCTTGCCCAGCAAAGTCACACGAATCGCAATTTGGGTCACTCGGGCATCTCACGAAGCGGACTGCGAAGGACTGCGAAATCTGGACAACGCATTTTACTTCACTGTTTCTATTACATACCTAAACAGCGTCCTAGATCCGCTAGTCTACTTCTATTCCAGCCCAACGTTCAGAAGGGCTTCCAGAAAGATGGTCAGCTACATCCGCAAGAAGAGGCGAGCGAGCGTCTGCGAAAAACCAAGGGATTCGGGATTTGAGGAAACCAGCAACTCACACAGTGTGGAGATGCTATGA